A genomic segment from Spinacia oleracea cultivar Varoflay chromosome 3, BTI_SOV_V1, whole genome shotgun sequence encodes:
- the LOC110796926 gene encoding uncharacterized protein — translation MLIGLLSIQSIMDLVLAGISLMIGLGVFCFIASILCSAAFFQHAKLVSA, via the coding sequence ATGTTGATAGGTTTATTGAGTATTCAATCAATCATGGATTTAGTGTTGGCTGGCATTTCATTGATGATTGGTCTTGGGGTTTTCTGCTTCATTGCGTCGATTCTTTGCTCCGCCGCCTTTTTTCAGCATGCCAAACTTGTTTCTGCTTAA